ACCTTAATACTGTCAGTTTTAAAAAATTGCATCAAACATTCTATAATAATCAAACCGGGCAAGATTACGTCAGCTCTTTTTGGATCGATGCCAGCAAGGTTTTTAATTTGTTTGATAGATAAATTAGAGAGCTGACTGATTTTATCAGTTATATTTTTTTTTGATAATTTAAAACCATCGATTTTATCTGCCTGGTATGTCTCAAGTTGCAATAACATGGAAGCACATTGGGTAAAGGAACCGGCGGTGCCAAAAAACTGTGTATTTTTTGGTGGCAGGATACTGCAATTACTGAGCTGTTGTAAAATATATTCACGAGCTTGGTCCAGTTTATCAAAGGAATGTTTAGGTTTAAAATACATATCCAATAATTTTACGGTACCAAATTTAATACTCTGACTTTCTATTAATGTATCATTTTTCCCAAATGCAATTTCAGTTGAACCTCCGCCAATATCAAATAATATGTTTTTGCTATCTATAGAGTAACAATCCTTTAACGATAAATAGCTTAAACGAGCCTCTTCTTGTCCAGAAATAATTTCTATTGAGCCCGGCGAAAAAATTTTTTCTAGAGTTGCTACAATATCCTTTTGATTTTCTGCTTCTCTAATTGCACTGCTGGCAGTTATAAAAATGTGATATGGACGTTGGTAGCCGTCTAAAGTTTTTTTACATGCTTGAAGATCTTTATATGCACGTGCCAGTGCCTTTTGATTAATGCAATGGCTCTGCGCCAAACCTTCACCCAAACGGGGCATATAATAGTGATCAAATAAAAAATGGGTGGTTTTTTTATAATAGTCAACGCCTAACATCAACATGGAGTTGGTTCCAATATCAATGGTGGCAATAATATGATTATTTAGGGTAAGTTGTTTCATTGTGTTGCTTTTTTGATTATCTATTTTAGTCTTCAATAACGTACTATGTATATATATTCCTAAAAATAGTAAAAAATAAAATTTACTACGGGGAGCAATAACCAAGAGTATGATTGTCCCCTCTGCATAACTTACCACAAGCAAATAAGAATAATTAAAATTATCCCTATTTGCACGATTAGTAATATGCTAAGACTAATTCAATGAATGAAAATAGCTTTAGGCAATGGTTAAGTTTTATTGGTCCAGGGATTGTTTTGGCCGCAACCGGTATTGGCTCTGGTGATATGATTGCTACTGCGGTAGGCGGAGCAAATTTTGGAACCAGTATTTTGTGGAGCGTTGGTTTGGGAGTGACTTTAAAGTTTGCCTTAAATGAGTCTATGGCACGGTTTCAGTTGGCAACAGGAGAAACTATTTTAGAAGCTTGGATGAAGTATCTGCATCGTTCAGTGAGTATAATTTTTTTAATTTATTTGCTGTTATGGAGTTTTATTGTTGCGGCAGCGACTATTTCAGCTACGGGTCTAGCGGCGCATACTTTGTTTCCTAGTTTAAGTGTAGCTCAGTGGGCAATACTGCATAGTATTGTGGCCTATGTTTTAGTGAGAGTGGGGAGCTATTATTTTCTTGAACAAATTATGAAAATTTTAATTGCTGGGATGTTTGTTCTTATTGTTTATTGTGCTTGGAGTTTGGGTATTTCATGGAATACAATGCAAGGATTTTTTCCAACACTTAATGCAAAACATATGATCTCTGTGTTTAGCATTATTGGGGCAGTGGGTGGAAGCGTAACTTTATTAAGCTACAGTTATTGGATGCAGGAAAGAAAGTGGCAAGGCATAAAATATTTAAGTGCGGTAAGATTAGATTTGTTTGTGGCCTATGCTTTGACCGGTTGTTTTTGTGCGGCAGTTGTTGTGATTGCCAGTAGAGTTGATAGCAGCGCTTTGCAAGGTGGGAACATTGTGATTTTACTGGCAGAGCAAATTCAGATAGCCAGCAACCCGCTCGGAAAAAAGTTGTTTATATGGGGTTTTTGGGCGGCTGTTTTTTCTTCGGTTTTAGGTGTATGGCAAGGTGTTCCTTATATTTTTGAAAACTACCTACAGTTCAAATATACAAAAAATAATGATAACAATGCTGTTCAAAATTATATCAAACAGCACGCTTACCATATTTACTTGCTTTACTTGGCTTTCCCACCTTTATTACTCTTGCTCTTTAATAAACCTGTTTGGGTGGTTATTATTTATACACTCGTTGGCGCTTTGTTTATGCCTTTTTTAGCGTTTAGTTTGTTTTTGCTCAATAACAGGAAAAATTTAATGCAAGAAGCTCGCAATAAATTTATAAGTAACTTTGTATTATTGTTTTGCTTATTTATTTTTATTGCAATGGCAGTGTATGAAATTTCTAAACTATAGTTTACTCAGTAGCCTTTAGGAAAAGTAAAATTAGTTATTTGGGCTCCACTTGGGCATGCTATGATGCCAAGATGAGTTTTTAGAAATTTGCTTTTGGTTGGTGCCGTCCGGTCGCATGGTCCATATTTGGTATGTTCCAGAACGATTGGATGCAAAAGCAATCAAGTGTCCTCCAGGTGACCAGGTTGGATCAATGTTGTCTTTTGAGTCATACGTTCTACGAATAGGTAAAGTCCCATTTTCTACATCAAAAGTAAAAATATCGTAATGACCATCTGTATCCATACCGGCAAAAGCGATATACTTGCTATCTGGTGACCAAGCCGGAGATGTATTGTCTTTACCTTTAAAGGTTAGTTGTTTTATGGTTCCACCATTTCGTGGCATAACAAAAACCTGAACACTGCCATTGCGGTTAGAAATAAAAGCAATTTTTTTACCATCCGGTGAAAAACTTGGGCTTACATCATTGGCCCAATGCGTGGTAAGACGATGAGCAATGTTTCCATTTAGACTTAAAAGATAAAGTTCAGGGTTGCCATCTTTGGTCAGCGTTGTGGCTAAAAATTGACCCCAAGGATCAATATCTAAACCAATCATCATACCTTTTTTGGGAGCAACCATAGGCGTGTGGCGCTTGGTGGCAAAGTCATAACCGTATACTCTTGGGATGTTTTTATTTTTAAAAGCGGTGTAATACAATTTGTTGCGTTTCTTATCCCATGAAGGCGATAAAACAATTGAATTGTCTCTTGTTATCTGTTGAACGTTTTTTCCATGAATATCCATGGTGCACAGCTCTTTGTGACGTCCTGGTTTACATATAAAGGCAATAGTGCTGTTAAAAAAACCAGACTCACCGGTTAAGGTTTCAACCACTTCATCCGCAAATTTATGGGCCATGCTGTCAATGGTTACAATTGAGCCAG
This window of the Oligoflexia bacterium genome carries:
- a CDS encoding Nramp family divalent metal transporter — protein: MNENSFRQWLSFIGPGIVLAATGIGSGDMIATAVGGANFGTSILWSVGLGVTLKFALNESMARFQLATGETILEAWMKYLHRSVSIIFLIYLLLWSFIVAAATISATGLAAHTLFPSLSVAQWAILHSIVAYVLVRVGSYYFLEQIMKILIAGMFVLIVYCAWSLGISWNTMQGFFPTLNAKHMISVFSIIGAVGGSVTLLSYSYWMQERKWQGIKYLSAVRLDLFVAYALTGCFCAAVVVIASRVDSSALQGGNIVILLAEQIQIASNPLGKKLFIWGFWAAVFSSVLGVWQGVPYIFENYLQFKYTKNNDNNAVQNYIKQHAYHIYLLYLAFPPLLLLLFNKPVWVVIIYTLVGALFMPFLAFSLFLLNNRKNLMQEARNKFISNFVLLFCLFIFIAMAVYEISKL